CGTCATGATGCTTCTTTTGGTCGTTGTCCATCGCCTTAGAAACGTTGCATTTCTTGATTGGGATTGGACGGGTTTCCTTTTCaggtaaagatttcttattCTGGGGTGCACAAAAACAAACACgtttaaatacctaattattgtaattaatgtcGAGTGCAAAGAGTTTATCGAGTGTCTAATTATCACTAATTCAGTAAAAGGCATCGGTTctatgtaataattaaatgattGCTGCAATATGCTGGATATGTTACTGAATTAAATTGAAGGTAGCTTCAAAGATTACTTCATAAATAATTGCTTATCTATTGTTAGGTAGATACTTAGATATCGAACTGCATTTTTCGAATGATTTTGTAGGATGCACAAATATAAACATACGTTTATGAGTACAaccttacattttttaaatatcgtgTGTCAACGAGTAATTATctgtaatttagtatttttctgtAGCTTTTTGCCAATTAAAATGTTGAAACCAACCACATATTTGGATTTGATTGGATCTAAAATTAGCCAGTCTATCAATCTACTATATAATTAACTCAAATCATCAGATCCATCTCCGTTTTGCGAATTGTGTATACGTAAATACAAGACTTGCTAATTTTGATAACATATTAGTTACTTACCAATTTTCTTCTTTCTATTTCTTCGGCAATGGCACTTGATAATGTAGCTGAGCTAGATATACTTGTAGAATCATCATCAACTTCTTTTTTTGGAGGTGAGTTATAATTACAATGTGATTTACTACATGATGTCGTATTCATATGATGAACTTCTACAACTATAGTTTTCTTTTCATTATCTCTGTTCGTTTGGGTTGTCGCATACATATTTTtcctagtattattattatcataactgCATTGTATCGTGGCGCCATCTTctgttaaatttattatagttcTATTTCGTGGACTCGATATTTTAGTCGTttccatttctgattttgttttgcATTTAATGTTAGATTTACTTTCGTATGTATGAGGATTATTTGGTATACTAGGGCTATCGTAGTCAGGTTCTATGTCGGACGGTGCGTCGAAATTATGAATGTCATTCTTTTTCCAGTCAAATTCTAAACTATCCCATGTCCGTCTTTTCAGTCTATTCATAGTTAACCTAAAACAATGTAAATCGTGAATTTGGGAATAagtcatcaatatcagcctattATAACGGCTCGCTGTTTATAGCCAGGCCTTCCTTTTTATAGGAGTAGGGATAATgagcttagtccaccacgctgatccaatatGGGTTggatattggttgataatgttttattatttagcgATCACTATCAAATATAATGTTTAATGACCAGGACCGATCGATGGGACCGTGTTCTCTCATACGAGCGTgtagcaccaccaacttttccaCTCCACACATtctctaaaaacattttcatgtaaaataatGCCAAAGCAAATGCATATTGATTATCTACTctgtaaaaaagttataaattccTAATTTAGTACGCTAAATAGACTTGACCGTACATCTTTGCCAGTTGAGAAATAACCAGCCACACAGCCCGATCTGAATAAGATATATAGCAGGTCTGGCAGGACTATCTGATTTTAAAGATATACAACTGTTCCAAAAAGATATTTACCCatgtcataattttaaattaattaaaacattttatcgTTAGGGATGTAGCCACCAACTTCCTACTCCGGGCTTAgaatttttaacagactttatattttagcccgacccaggatttgaaccttgtggacctcgtgatccaaaaccacataggctaactataagaccagcccccctagccaagtggcacgttaattctctttctacgatcgctaacgcttggaaatgtcatttgctatcgataggtcacgtgatcaagatctgtcattgttttttttttaaaatgtcattGTCATTCTCATACTTttctctagttttcgaagcgttagcgatcgcagaaagagaatcgacgtgccacttggctagggtgGTACTATAGTTAGCCTATGTGTCGACAGAGCCAGAGACAGAGGAAAGAATCCTGACAATgtaattaatagattttttcggTCAACCTTTACCTATCTGCTCTATCCGCAGCTTCTTCCGCCACGCTGGCCAGCCGTCGTCGCAGCGCTGCCGGGGGAGCGAGAGGGATGACAGGCGCAGCTGGCGCCGGACTCCTCTCTCCAGCCGCTGATGACGCGGAGCTATTGTAGCCAGAACTCTCTGGAGACACCAGCTCTGTGCCGGCACCCTCACGGACTATGAGCTCGAGCCGCCCACTGGCTTTCATCACTGTTATAGCCTGGGAAAcaacgataataataaatatcatttaaacTGTTGGTGTCATAGTTGTATGTAGACGGTATGTTATATAGTAACTTAGTATCTCTCGAAGGATAAAGTCATCAGAGTCCCTTCAAATAATGCTTATGTAacattaatattgaatattataatatactatattgTTTAAGCATCAATGGCtgcaaaatttagttttttattttgtttcgcaTAATAATCTGGGAATCTGTTAGGAACTCACGCGAGTTCAGTGGCTATAATTTTCTGAAAGCGATCGATCTAGTGAATACTAAAATGATTCAGGGTTAGTTCATTTCTTCGgtaaattaagtacctacctttatttatgttttgatatCTACGCAGAAGAAGAATCGTACATAATTACGATTAGATATAGAAATTCATTGGTTAGAAGATGATATTATGTATACCTACACTTATTCATTCTTTCAACCTTGCCAACGTGTATTTAATTGATTACAGTAATTGCGTAAAACAACCAAtctcaatagggatgatgacagtttttaaattgtatataaattaagagtacgctaatagtaaagcaattttgtaaaaggaacaggatatctgcgatcattactttcggagctacagggatttaaagggtcagatttgcggcgctaccgcggatccctgaaaaacgccccatacaaaatagcacATACAATATAACTAATGACGTAGCCCCATAGGCCATACAATataactaatgacgtcgtacgTAATGTAGTGatccttagatttgtatgggcggtcaaacaaaattactaatatctttgttattcgtgcgtttatgtttatagttcatttattaaaaaatgtcacatttaatgtaaggaagctaaaactgtatgaattttcatctaattacgataaaagatttttaatagattttgaaatcttataatctcatttattttgcaaatatccagtcaatctttgctttttatgtataaattagttaacattgactttatttacccgaatgtatcataaaaatcaatatattcatacctaGTCACATCcccattcgcatttataattttagggataagtgtgtaaaatatataattacctCATTAAATGATATGTTTGCAAAGTCGCTGCCGTTACAGGATAAAATTTGGTCGCCGGGCCTTAAACCTGCTTCCCGAGCGATGCCGCCTTCTCTCACGAACTGAACGAAAATTCCAGGCTTCCAATCAGGTCCTTTACAGattctttaacaaaaagaaaacaattatacCTAATACATACTGGTTTATTTGAGGTAGTAAACAGAACACATACGTATGGTTAAAACAAGCATAGCTACAAAGTCTTATTCGCTCCTTCTAAGaacaaattaatgtaatttgGTGATTTGAGTGATCAAGTGTTTTTTATCGTAGTAACCCAAacgccaatttttttttgtacaggaaaataattattatttgtgagtTCCGATCACAAGGTCCTACAAATCCTGTATCGGGCTATGTTATACTGAGCtgttttttcttctaagaaatttgttgaaaaatttttgtttgaaaaatgttCAGCCCGAAGTTGTTTGTGTAACcgccgtgcctcagagagcatgaTGCCGTCGGACCCGGTCGTTATAATTAACATCTGTCCAGTCTATCAATCAGTATTACAGCAATGTCGTGGGTCTAAGCTGCATACCGTCTTTtctataagaagggaggcctggcTCTTAAAAgcgtttatataaatataataaaagcaaaggaataaaataacacaagctggaatgtataaactgtatttcaaataacttattcctcattcttaaacaaatcgttactttggtagatggataatacattaattaaataaacttcacgccacataatcgcatgttcgcctcttttacatagagtatatatcacaataccctaccaacctcagaataaaaccattatcattaataaacagtacagattaaaacatttatctggaagaaggagtttttatatgttgtcttatgtatttataattatttaaataattaaaaatctaacattcggccatactgactacaagtttgtcctcaaactttgtaaacacaaataaattctaacattacattattataaagattcactgaactatgtctcatagtatttaaaattttaatttatgtttattaccacaactcattaattctccaataatttctaattataacaaaagtgagtcccaattaatctattattattactacttgctaaattcactgatttacaagtagtaaaattcaattttgtcattacagatattttctaattttaaaccttgatttaacaatatgttgaaacaccctacaatacatttaattattctttaagaattatataattatagtttaacagatttctcattcaatatttacaaattgtgaatacagacctatacagattttgatagtgattctattgataaaaatccaaacacttaaattcagttaaactggtatgttaattcttgtttttacaaatttgaaataaattcaatctttaatcacttccagattcagtccaattacccaaattcatgacaaaattgtctgtcattttgtcattcctaaactaaactaaaagttatgttaatataaagttataactatgaaacctcgattctactgagacagttcttataatcgcattagatcatacaagtaaatcatgtactttgacgaaaaacaacatctagcgaggtaggtcttatgtatgtctgagcttccagatgacaagagggagctttactctagacagagacttattaaatattgtaattaacttagacagagtagtagattaatttaaagcattaagtacatagacgatatgtaatatttacaaatgtaatgtctttatcttctaatatttgtctgagcttccagatgacaagagggagctttactctagacagagacttattaaatattgtaattaacttagacagagtagtagattaatttaaagcattaagtacatagacgatatgtaatatttacaaatgtaatgtctttatcttctaatattcggccatccttactaaaagtttgtccccaaacaacacaagaatatcatgaaattatgacattactataatatcaactataaatagaacaatgttaacaataaaattttataattaattatcacacagcatcccataagttatttaaaagaatccaatgaaactataatgaaattcttgatttcttctatatacttttatcataaaaatgttaaataagaataagagtgatacatattataaataaacataatgttcatgtgaagcttttgtcaatcaacttatctattttcatcatttcaaaacattatttatatttgtcaaattcgtcatcatcgattaatggcatctgcaccgaacccctcaccacccagtccagaactagtaaagttacaggactttgtgatcgtgttagacttccagatgatgtgtgacatctgcaccgaacccctcaccaccaagtccagaactagtaaaattacaggactttgtgatcgtgttagacttccagatgatgtgtgacatctgcaccgaacccctcaccaccaagtcaagaactagtaaagttacaggactttgtgatcgtgttagacttccagatgatgtgtgacatctgcaccgaacccctcaccaccaagtcaagaactagtaaagttacaggactttgtgatcgtgttagacttccagatgatgtgttgcatctgcaccgaacccctcaccatcaagttcagaactaatatagttacaggacttcatgatcgtgttagacttccagatgacatgtgatagaagataatcaaaatataaaatcagatataaatacatatacatacatttttaaacgacttcaaaaaaaaggagtttatcaattcgttggaatctttttatatttatttatttattttattttgctgtgtaataatcaatagagaaattattatacaacaactatatccataatcattcacaaaacaaataacggtatattagtcgtcataacactactatactataatactatctaaaatattatcgataacaccggccgacaaatgaatactttttgaacgttgttttgatttcagtaaaaattatcagtaatttatagtattttgaacacaaaaatacctgcacaattaatctatcacatcaattttttttacaaaaaggaaaacaaattttactttaaaagcttctaacatacagcaaaaataacaatatctgtatgattgtcttgctttcactatatcataggtagtaccaaaaggtagagattgtcttttgctgtatgtccagtgtccactgccttaattgttcaacacgattagtacaaactgcagagtccacgattttatttgtattttgaagtcaaaataagctacatatttattatacatattttccacaaatttttcagtttttgcttagaatcataaagtttcaacaaatgtaacaaaatatatctggactattgtgacactttatagaagacgttatgtttatcagacgttttccaacaacaaaaaaaaccattaactaaaatatatatatatttttttttaacaaaggcactataacagcttatttccacgaaacgcgttacaaataggtgtgtcgttgttataactgaagtaatttctcatgagaggtcgcttaattcaaagaaagagtgccaaaactcgaaaatttcactgaaaaatcaaaactagcgaatatattaattttactaaaaatctgatgtgatatgataaaattaggtctgatttcgtaatcagcactacaaaatcagtagaaaaaaaataattatatcttggacaacgaaaatcgtgtcggcctgtgtaatacatctatccttatattaaaattttaccaaaacacaaatcgtcatcagtaagtcataattaatgaataacatcatggatgtgagcaaatatttaaaatatatgtatatatgatatcaaaactaataactctcaatataatacataattataatatcatcatatcataaataaaaatactaaatttaaatcgtgtgttatcaatacatagtgtaacttctctcatctttgtgatttgggtcaactgtcgaatagggctgtgttcaacccaatgattatcatgagaatctcatatatcccatattcatcaatcaatatccatgcatctcggatctgtaatcaaatattttcacacagtatcacatagctcagtcacttaatcgttcagataaatatcatacttgtttgacaaataatttaatttaacataactagcatacctagcatccaagagaaaatcagtctataattgaatgaaccttagacccggtacataaaatgaaataaaatgttaaacatgtgttaatctatcaatttactttaattcagacaaaagactctttctcttaaagaaatgctttttttttttaatgataataaagacttcttgaaaatattgcgatttatgattgtaataattttagtatgtaatccaatcctagtagttatcactagataagaaaagatgatatttgactatgtattgtataattatcttcagactacccccttttttgtaataatagtagcataaacctgtcttagaccagaccaccccctttgttatatacctctagtttgctatcagaggttttacctattcattaattttagtatattcttttttttttaattctgttaaatttcttttttttttttttttttggctatatccattaattattttactgatgtaatgatttaagtctctatattgattcatacttgatgcagaccacccatcagttgcatgcaggtaccaagaactcggtggcgtgcactttgtagatgcacaaatgtactgactacctaaggacccaatacaaatctatattcaaaacctataccacttaatatgttggccaaggaattttctaattttttttttttttacctttagtgtactagtataccctagttaaaaccttatgcacatatcattgtaaccatccgaatatataattctaaccacaaccccataataattactaattttcataattatacaaaatgttgcaatctaataaaatgctagaaataaacaaatgagacatggattaaatacactagtgtatctgcaaataataaactgattgattgaatctaaaacaacagcaatagtatggttaatttacttgtatgtagaatctatacatctgcacatgaccattaatgaaaagagagcccaacgtcacccacccacaaaactgtcaaaatatgtcttagacaaatattttacaacctatttatggcaatctgtgtctctttacttgaagtccatacagactgggctctaagacaatttgtgatcaatgatattattataattaattatttattactcaattgtcacacaagtaactttttaatatcaccctaaaaaaaatctccaatttaattaattataagatttcattaagatgaatatcataatatctcttagtactcttgtagataagccgaatataataatattcatggataagaatcatttactgtgttgctgcagattgttaataactgttctatactaaataggctgaaggcatgttgtcaatgcttgaatagttaaataggttttcaaacataactacaaatttatttttcaagaaatctatcaatccaatttcttaaaagatttaaaaaaatttatattaagtacatacagtaatctacataatgatatatctaagcaaatcctatctgaaaatattgtaatagctgtctcaaaacttgttatcaggtacctacatcaaggcctaaaataatacttgaaccattacataaaacttcatatatttttaatttttatgttattcagtcataaaaactcacatataacaaatgtatagtttgaagttacaggcacaaaaaaaaacaatattttagttaattcattttagtcccatgtcagcaacggatgtaatgtagttctataattaagatttctcaatattacattatgccagtgtcctacatcctaacaaccctagagtggtctgtcttcatacgttaatttcttgagcagtgtgtatgtgtgtgtgtgtgtgtgtacttttcacttaaatgattttggtttcctagatatagtcatctaacaaaaatgttttgacaataagccagacaaactgacaacctatcaaccatacttagtttcacctagtgattatttattctttgtaattttatttcatattagtcacaactgaataatttatgaggctgtttaatcaaactaataaaactcaccagacacctagtttaatatatttagacatcattggtatttctcatccgtcaaaccaacaggattccatctcatataactctgcagctaacaccacacatgcatctttgtattttgttattaatttacacgttcttctctgttctctcgcagtttttcaaataatatcctcttatgagtgctgttggactgtttgactgttttgctcataaatatcgtcaacatggtataagtgtgttacgtttacgtttcttcattcttgttagatattgtaagcatcgacaaccgacatcgcataaatacttttaccgggaccagtgcggcgtgcgtcccatagccgtcagtggtatacatacttattggttgtacacacgtatgatttttatcgcatttctcgtaatgtaaaccactgtttcccaaattcacacttcatttaaatgccgttacattttctttctgtagatcgactttaatgtaggtaatgacatcgtgttcgtaggtactctcacttctgataaaagcaaaggaataaaataacacaagctggaatgtataaactgtatttcaaataacttattcctcattcttaaacaaatcgttactttggtagatggataatacattaattaaataaacttcacgccacataatcgcatgttcgcctcttttacatagagtatatatcacaataccctaccaacctcagaataaaaccattatcattaataaacagtacagattaaaacatttatctggaagaaggagtttttatatgttgtcttatgtatttataattatttaaataattaaaaatctaacaataataataattaattaatatgaataaattaaacacatgtttggaatcctcgtaaccTGATTTATCTACTatcctgacgtttcgaaagagcttataaaccaagcctaattgaaataaatgaactttgactttgagttTAAATGTAATCATGGTGACCATCGTGCGTGCTTGAGAgtaactactcgtatattatatcaaagatgccaatccgcatttgtacagcgtggtgggttaatttgtttttatttattttcattcaatgacaagttagctcttaaTTGCGATATCACTTACtgttaaatgacgatgcagtccAAGATTGTCCAATACCGTATTATATAATATCCAGGTACTTATATgttttattctacccatacctttgACGGTTTTTAtgcggcatcgtatcggaacatTAAACTGGTAAATAGCTGCGGCCGATATGTAAGTGATGGTAACACCAGACTTGGTGAATAATTGCTAAACTTGATCGGATCCGATTGAAAGCTCACAATTTTGTTGTCAAACGGATCCGATCAAGTTACGGAAGACAGCTGagcaaatttagaaaatataaaatcctaaactgactcgAGATGGGAATCGAACCGTAGACcactctgttgagaaccacagcactattAACTGCGTCAGAAAGATCATTAAGCTGGTGGCGTGAACCCCACTAATGCGCATTTGGACAGCATGGCGGTAGGTTCCATACTTACCCACAGCCGAGCTTAGCTCTCGGCGGCACCAGTATGGACAGACGCAGGTCCGTCAGATGCTCTGTGTTGTGGCACAGCGTAGGTGAGGAGGACACGTCGGAAGCCAGCGATGTCCTCTCCGACACGAACTGCCACGACAGGGGCTCGTGTTCTTTCCTACAAAATGATATTTGTATATAGCaagtataatatttgtatgtagCGAAGAGTGAAATTTTCTCGTAGGGTAACATGTggttttttagtctgaatgtgtttttagctgagtatattaaattaaaaaattgcgtccgTAAAACTCgaggatttttaaaaggtaacccggtagtcatcgggttgttaggaaccagTCTATAGTGAATATTCGCCCCTGGTCTATAGtgaatatttttagaaaacgGCTTGGATATATGCTGCAGCCATACACTGCCCGAGTAGCATGGGAAGCAGCGAGGAAAGTAAGCAGGGAAGTTATGTAGACGTTAGTTATCCTGCTACGAATATGCGTGGCAATATTTCCACGATTACTCGCGGGATCATGCATAGTCCATACTGAAACATCTGTTAACGAACAGCCTAAACTGCTGATACAATTTGCCTTCTCACCTACGTATATTTCTAGTTAGTAGTAATTAAGtgcaaaaatgaaataatacttaCTCTTTCATAGGAATCATCCCCACATCTGAAAAAGTAACGGTACTTAGTTAAATTGAAGTTCAAAAATTAAGTTACATAACAAAcaggtatatttataatttcgtGGTTATTAATGACTATAAAAAGTTATACGACCgtactattaattaaaatatacctagaTGGTACAGATTCACTTTTGCCTGAAACAATCACATACTGATTGTGTAAAGGATCACAGAGTTGATCGTTGATATCAACTAGAAGCATTACTATTGCGTGTataggaatttaaaaaaacctaTCGCTGACTTCCAGGAAAACGAGGAATAAAAGGGAAAGACTGACAGAAAGAATAAATCGTTACTTAATCATATCCAGCTGGGCCTAattactaatttggtctttagtgaataggccaattttcacttataaaataatcatcaaatcagcTGAGAAATGTTATCTACCTATTGTacgatatccacgaagggttgtcagtaagcaccggatgacaattTCGTACATGTCAATTAAGTCAAAGTTAgggaattagcctgctggactGACATTTATTAGGCAATATATtcattgatatatttaattggatataaagtttatattatttttattggggttatattaaattttatattaatattagagCAGTAATAGAGAGAcgtaatagcctagtggatgtaaacctctgccttcgatttaaagggcgttggttcgaatccgacccagggcatgctcctccaactttccagttacgtgcattttaagaaattaaatatcacgtgtctcaaacggtgaaggaaaaacaccgtgagaaaacctgcatatccgagaattttcttaattctctaagtgtgtaaagtctgtcaatccgcatttggccaggcTGGTtgactaaagcctaacccctcattctgagaggagagttatgctcaacagtgagctgaatatgggttattgtAATTTGATTTAGATGGATATCGGTGAAGGTCGTCTTATATACGGGACCTTACACAATGTAAGAGCGGACTCGAAGTCTAACGCATACTAGCACAAATAAAAGCTATAACTTACGTCTGACTTTAATTTTGAGCCTAGACTGT
This window of the Bicyclus anynana chromosome 6, ilBicAnyn1.1, whole genome shotgun sequence genome carries:
- the LOC112055966 gene encoding uncharacterized protein LOC112055966 isoform X1, with product MYAMSTASTTTSGSRAELTVTTASAERRVRVVRLLRPRKAAPAFGFSLRGGREYATGFFISKVDLNSEAHLQGLKVGDQVVSVNGYRVDDAVHAELVHYITSQSRLKIKVRHVGMIPMKEKEHEPLSWQFVSERTSLASDVSSSPTLCHNTEHLTDLRLSILVPPRAKLGCGICKGPDWKPGIFVQFVREGGIAREAGLRPGDQILSCNGSDFANISFNEAITVMKASGRLELIVREGAGTELVSPESSGYNSSASSAAGERSPAPAAPVIPLAPPAALRRRLASVAEEAADRADRLTMNRLKRRTWDSLEFDWKKNDIHNFDAPSDIEPDYDSPSIPNNPHTYESKSNIKCKTKSEMETTKISSPRNRTIINLTEDGATIQCSYDNNNTRKNMYATTQTNRDNEKKTIVVEVHHMNTTSCSKSHCNYNSPPKKEVDDDSTSISSSATLSSAIAEEIERRKLNKKSLPEKETRPIPIKKCNVSKAMDNDQKKHHDALMDEFKKVHRKMFANLELMSREVNDKENLPDNLDRQCSVPIRKSDHVQTDSVNVKESLEKPTKKPPPPPPPPMPISNGYKNGDHKKIEDQNGLKLDDTDIKIPNLRKVATLNRIPTPDYNNKTDFTLQLKGKNLKEENAEVESLESYKLKNPLNVTPKPPSNYFIKAPNGSATMKKHARPVSVTIGEYVNNVGRKEPSKLDFLNGDKSDLRSPEDEPISSRLQSELALTLSRSNLRKKTEALDHASSKKPLIITINSKDENFYARYGNNLLPLPPSITIPKVAKPKH
- the LOC112055966 gene encoding uncharacterized protein LOC112055966 isoform X2, producing MYAMSTASTTTSGSRAELTVTTASAERRVRVVRLLRPRKAAPAFGFSLRGGREYATGFFISKVDLNSEAHLQGLKVGDQVVSVNGYRVDDAVHAELVHYITSQSRLKIKVRHVGMIPMKEKEHEPLSWQFVSERTSLASDVSSSPTLCHNTEHLTDLRLSILVPPRAKLGCGICKGPDWKPGIFVQFVREGGIAREAGLRPGDQILSCNGSDFANISFNEAITVMKASGRLELIVREGAGTELVSPESSGYNSSASSAAGERSPAPAAPVIPLAPPAALRRRLASVAEEAADRADRLTMNRLKRRTWDSLEFDWKKNDIHNFDAPSDIEPDYDSPSIPNNPHTYESKSNIKCKTKSEMETTKISSPRNRTIINLTEDGATIQCSYDNNNTRKNMYATTQTNRDNEKKTIVVEVHHMNTTSCSKSHCNYNSPPKKEVDDDSTSISSSATLSSAIAEEIERRKLNKKSLPEKETRPIPIKKCNVSKAMDNDQKKHHDALMDEFKKVHRKMFANLELMSREVNDKENLPDNLDRQCSVPIRKSDHVQTDSVNVKESLEKPTKKPPPPPPPPMPISNGYKNGDHKKIEDQNGLKLDDTDIKIPNLRKVATLNRIPTPDYNNKTDFTLQLKGKNLKEENAEVESLESYKLKNPLNVTPKPPSNYFIKAPNGSATMKKHARPVSVTIGEYVNNVGRKEPSKLDFLNGDKSDLRSPEDEPISSRLQSELALTLSRSNLRKKTEALADGGR